The following are from one region of the Streptomyces tuirus genome:
- a CDS encoding putative leader peptide has protein sequence MRLDLTRRRHVDLARVSSASCRAAA, from the coding sequence ATGCGACTGGACCTCACGCGGCGACGCCACGTCGACCTCGCACGCGTCTCCAGCGCTTCCTGTCGCGCAGCAGCCTGA